A stretch of the Massilia varians genome encodes the following:
- a CDS encoding helix-turn-helix domain-containing protein, whose protein sequence is MDINTLISRRVRTLREERGFSLATLAELSGVGRSTISLIERGESSATATVLDKLATALGVALAALFEQGGEGDNPPSPVSRAAEQPVWTDPVSGYQRRHLSPAAPSPIQLVEVVFPAGQRVAFDTAVRDVDLQQQVWVIDGEMDITLGDARWRLAAGDCLAMRVDRPTSFHNPGSKAARYLVALVTSNRRNA, encoded by the coding sequence ATGGACATCAACACACTGATCTCGCGCCGCGTGCGCACCCTGCGCGAGGAACGGGGCTTTTCCCTGGCCACTCTCGCCGAGCTGAGCGGGGTAGGCCGCTCGACCATTTCCCTGATCGAACGCGGCGAAAGCAGCGCCACCGCCACCGTGCTCGACAAGCTGGCCACCGCCCTCGGCGTCGCGCTGGCGGCGCTGTTCGAGCAGGGCGGCGAGGGCGACAACCCGCCGTCACCGGTCTCCCGCGCCGCCGAGCAGCCGGTGTGGACCGATCCGGTCAGCGGCTACCAGCGCCGCCACCTCTCTCCGGCGGCGCCGTCGCCGATCCAGCTGGTCGAGGTCGTGTTCCCGGCCGGCCAGCGCGTGGCCTTCGATACCGCGGTCCGCGACGTCGACCTCCAGCAGCAGGTGTGGGTGATCGACGGAGAAATGGACATCACGCTCGGCGACGCCCGCTGGCGCCTGGCGGCGGGTGACTGCCTGGCGATGCGCGTGGACCGGCCGACCAGCTTCCACAACCCCGGCAGCAAGGCTGCGCGCTACCTGGTAGCGCTGGTCACTTCCAACAGGAGAAACGCATGA